TTAATACTTTTAAAATGGGTTGTGCCAATGCGAAAGATTGAAATGACATTTGAAATCCTGTTAAACCAGCCGTCAGCCGCACTATGCGCTATCTGCTGTGATTTAAACAGTATAACAGAAGCTACTAGCGCAACCTATTTGCAATGAGTACTAGCTGGTATTTGTATATGGTGCGTACCCATAGTAATCAATTATATACCGGTATTTCTACCGACCCGCAGCGACGACTGCGCCAGCACCAAGGTGAGCTAGTCGGTGGCGCTAAAGCGCTCCGTGGAAAAGGCCTATTACAGTTAGTCTATCAGCAACCCTTTGCTGACCGTGCCAGTGCCAGCAAAGCTGAATATCAACTCAAACAATTATCTAAACGAGACAAAGAGCAGCGAGTAGCTGCCTATAACGCGGGCAATTAAGCATGGAAAATTTTTATCTGGTATTAGTGTATTTAATTATTGGTGCTCTATTACGCCGAGTACCTGCTATGCCGCAAAGCAGTGGTATCGCTTTTAATATGTATGTGCTGTATGTCGCATTGCCGGCACTTATTTTACAAAATGTACCGCGTTTACAGTTTTCTGCTGAATTACTGATCCCGGCTATTACGCCATGGCTGTTATTAATTGCTGTGGTGTTAATGGTGTTAGGCTTAAGCCGAGTGTTTAAGTGGTCACGAGAAGTTACCGGTGCTTTGCTGATTATTTTACCATTAGGCAATACCTCATTTTTAGGTTTTCCAATGACCGAGGCTTTATTTGGCAGCGATGCTATGCCTTATGCCGTGGTTTATGATCAAGTGGGATCTTTTATCGCATTAGCCACTTATGTCACCATTATTGCTGCACTTTATAGCCCTACAGCAACAAAGCCTACCTTTAAAGGCATAATGGTTAAGATCCTGTCTTTTCCGTCCTTTATAGCCTTAGTCATTGGTTTATTGCTACGTGATACTGGCTACTCGCCATTTGCCCAAGATTTAATTGATAACCTATCCGCCACCTTAGTACCGGTAGTCATGGTTGCCGTAGGCTTTGGTTTAACCATTAAATTTAGTAAAAGTGAATTATCTCCACTGATTAGCGCTATCGTCATAAAATTAATATTGATGCCGTTATTAGCCGCTTTAATCTGGTTTAGCATGGGTCAATCCGGTATGGCCGTTACCATTAGTATTTTTCAGGCCGCCATGCCACCGATGATATCTGCTGGTGCCATAGCTATTATGGCTGGCCTTGCCCCCCGACTCGTCAGTGGTATTATTGGCTTAGGTATTTTATTAGGCCTTGCCACATTACCTATAGTGTTTACGTTATTAACTTAAGACCGGTCGTAAGAACAGTCTTTATAACGGCTAATGATAACTGGCATCAAGCTTGACGGTTATACAAGTGGTTTAGAACTGGTTTAGAAGTGCTATCCCATAGCTAACAAGCGGTATAGATGGTG
The sequence above is drawn from the Rheinheimera salexigens genome and encodes:
- a CDS encoding AEC family transporter, whose amino-acid sequence is MENFYLVLVYLIIGALLRRVPAMPQSSGIAFNMYVLYVALPALILQNVPRLQFSAELLIPAITPWLLLIAVVLMVLGLSRVFKWSREVTGALLIILPLGNTSFLGFPMTEALFGSDAMPYAVVYDQVGSFIALATYVTIIAALYSPTATKPTFKGIMVKILSFPSFIALVIGLLLRDTGYSPFAQDLIDNLSATLVPVVMVAVGFGLTIKFSKSELSPLISAIVIKLILMPLLAALIWFSMGQSGMAVTISIFQAAMPPMISAGAIAIMAGLAPRLVSGIIGLGILLGLATLPIVFTLLT
- a CDS encoding GIY-YIG nuclease family protein, which translates into the protein MVRTHSNQLYTGISTDPQRRLRQHQGELVGGAKALRGKGLLQLVYQQPFADRASASKAEYQLKQLSKRDKEQRVAAYNAGN